From Leptolyngbya sp. KIOST-1, one genomic window encodes:
- a CDS encoding Crp/Fnr family transcriptional regulator, producing MDARYNPRDTDADLKLIRSALLFQDLPEEAVVEATSHVVSRRHPANQVILLENDWGSSVYFILEGWVKIRTYNLDGKEVTLNILGKGELFGEMAPLEEVPRSTDVITLVPTVIGSMPASDFVKLLNTQPLAGIHLSQLMARRLRQVNRRLRLRESDSTSRVADIILFLADGQGQRGASGIEIPNLPHRELSSLSGLARETVTRVLSKLEKKGLIVRDKDLMSIPDINALERLLV from the coding sequence ATGGATGCTCGCTACAACCCTAGAGATACTGATGCCGATCTGAAACTGATCCGCTCGGCGCTGCTATTTCAGGATTTGCCGGAGGAGGCTGTAGTTGAGGCCACCAGCCATGTGGTATCGCGTCGTCACCCGGCGAATCAGGTGATTTTGCTTGAAAATGACTGGGGCAGTTCGGTCTATTTTATTTTGGAAGGCTGGGTCAAAATTCGCACCTACAACCTCGACGGTAAAGAAGTGACGCTCAACATTTTGGGCAAGGGCGAGCTATTTGGTGAAATGGCCCCCCTCGAAGAGGTGCCTCGCTCCACCGATGTGATTACCCTGGTGCCCACCGTCATCGGCAGCATGCCCGCCAGCGACTTTGTCAAACTGTTAAATACTCAACCCCTGGCCGGCATTCACCTGTCGCAGCTGATGGCGCGGCGGCTGCGACAGGTCAACCGGCGGCTGCGGCTGCGGGAATCCGACAGCACCTCGCGGGTAGCCGACATTATTCTGTTTCTGGCCGATGGCCAGGGGCAGCGGGGGGCCAGCGGCATCGAAATTCCCAACCTGCCCCACCGTGAGTTGAGCAGCCTCAGCGGCCTGGCCCGGGAGACAGTCACCCGCGTACTGAGTAAGCTAGAGAAGAAAGGGCTGATTGTGCGGGATAAAGACCTGATGAGCATCCCCGACATCAATGCCCTAGAACGTCTGCTGGTTTAG
- a CDS encoding DUF2232 domain-containing protein translates to MSHPPDPAPRANAEPQAGATASDFDELDTYLEYRAAEAEADGPDLSHRFKAGPLAMVETAFLASTAALIWLVNTYFPPGPVLRILFPLPMALVYLRWGARSAWMSALVSGLLLSVLMGPPRSLLFLIPYALMGVQLGFFWVRRTNWYISIAIGALLGTLGFFFRLWLSSVLVGEDLWVYLTTQVTQMLNWGLERLIGLGLLDVSVLGQANVEAVQILALLSVLASNLVYLFTVHLAAWLLLGRLGTKIPEPPGWVQDLLKD, encoded by the coding sequence ATGAGTCATCCCCCTGACCCCGCCCCCAGGGCTAATGCAGAGCCCCAGGCCGGGGCCACTGCTAGCGACTTTGATGAATTAGACACCTACCTGGAGTACCGCGCCGCTGAGGCCGAAGCCGACGGGCCAGACCTGTCCCACCGGTTTAAGGCGGGGCCGTTGGCGATGGTCGAAACGGCTTTTCTGGCCAGCACCGCCGCCCTGATCTGGCTGGTGAATACCTACTTCCCACCGGGGCCAGTGCTACGCATTCTGTTTCCGCTGCCGATGGCGCTGGTGTACCTGCGTTGGGGGGCGCGATCGGCGTGGATGTCGGCGCTGGTGTCGGGGCTGCTGCTCTCGGTGCTGATGGGACCGCCCCGCAGCCTGCTGTTTCTGATTCCCTACGCGCTGATGGGCGTCCAGCTGGGCTTTTTTTGGGTGCGCCGGACCAACTGGTATATCTCGATCGCCATTGGCGCACTGCTGGGCACCCTGGGCTTTTTCTTTCGGCTCTGGCTGTCGTCGGTACTGGTGGGTGAAGACCTGTGGGTGTACCTGACCACCCAGGTCACCCAGATGCTGAACTGGGGCCTGGAGCGCCTGATTGGCCTGGGGCTGCTGGATGTGAGTGTGCTGGGGCAGGCCAATGTGGAGGCGGTGCAGATCCTGGCGCTGCTGTCGGTGTTGGCCAGCAATCTGGTGTACCTGTTTACGGTGCATCTGGCCGCCTGGCTGCTGTTGGGGCGACTGGGTACAAAAATTCCAGAGCCGCCGGGGTGGGTGCAGGATTTGCTGAAGGACTAG
- the cobT gene encoding nicotinate mononucleotide-dependent phosphoribosyltransferase CobT, with the protein MGKPLIEVYTEKRRGKDWLERGRGLRPTLVLTLGFTETGLIEGISAAGATPRDRRFTALADAEFMVNGPGSTPTYPLPPLQAGASPALISRAVIAAQAIPLVVLDAGLPLPPTVPHIDLGGKPAQCLSTGAALPPAVVRHLWRQGLAQGERLAAASDSLLLAECVVGGTTTALGLLTGLGLDAAGRVNSSHPACNHRQKQALVAQGLALANLPDQPHPLAVAAAVGDPMQPLVAGLAIAASRSRPVLLAGGTQMLAVYALMGAIAAAEHTPWNPQNVAVGTTRWVAEDPTGDTVGLAALTGACLIATQLSFARSRFEALRAYERGFVKEGVGAGGCAIAASLYQGWGQPELLGAIEALLEQKARLEQA; encoded by the coding sequence GTGGGTAAGCCCTTGATTGAGGTGTATACCGAGAAGCGACGGGGAAAAGACTGGCTGGAGCGAGGGCGTGGGCTGCGGCCCACCCTGGTGCTGACCCTGGGATTCACGGAGACCGGGCTGATTGAGGGCATTTCGGCGGCAGGGGCAACTCCGCGCGATCGCCGCTTCACCGCCCTGGCCGATGCCGAATTCATGGTCAACGGCCCCGGCTCAACGCCCACCTATCCCCTGCCGCCGCTCCAGGCCGGGGCCTCCCCCGCGCTGATTTCTAGAGCCGTCATCGCTGCCCAGGCCATTCCCCTGGTGGTGCTGGATGCCGGGTTGCCGCTGCCGCCCACCGTTCCCCACATCGATTTGGGGGGAAAGCCCGCCCAGTGCCTGAGTACCGGGGCCGCGTTGCCCCCGGCGGTGGTGCGTCACCTCTGGCGGCAGGGGCTGGCCCAGGGGGAACGGCTGGCCGCCGCCAGCGACTCTCTGCTGCTGGCGGAATGCGTGGTGGGTGGCACAACGACGGCGCTGGGCTTGCTCACCGGGCTGGGGCTGGACGCGGCAGGGCGGGTCAACAGCAGTCACCCCGCCTGCAACCATCGGCAAAAACAGGCCCTGGTGGCCCAGGGGTTGGCCCTGGCCAATTTGCCAGACCAACCGCATCCTCTGGCGGTGGCGGCGGCGGTGGGCGACCCGATGCAGCCGCTGGTAGCGGGGCTGGCGATCGCCGCCAGTCGCTCTCGCCCCGTGCTGCTGGCCGGGGGCACCCAAATGCTGGCGGTCTACGCCCTGATGGGGGCGATCGCCGCCGCCGAGCACACCCCCTGGAACCCCCAGAACGTGGCGGTGGGCACTACGCGCTGGGTGGCGGAGGATCCTACCGGGGATACGGTAGGCCTGGCGGCGCTGACGGGGGCCTGTCTGATCGCCACTCAGCTCTCCTTTGCCCGGTCTCGGTTCGAGGCGCTGCGGGCCTACGAGCGGGGGTTTGTCAAAGAGGGCGTGGGGGCGGGGGGATGCGCGATCGCCGCCTCGCTGTACCAGGGATGGGGCCAGCCGGAACTGCTGGGGGCGATCGAAGCTCTGCTGGAGCAAAAAGCCCGGCTGGAGCAAGCCTGA
- a CDS encoding DUF6714 family protein, producing the protein MTTDSLYPCPCCGYQTLTLEPPGTYLICPICFWEDDGDTGTANGHSWTGSNRVSLRQAQRNFAALGACEPQWLNDVCAPTPSDRREPHWQTVDALAEQTRRALMESVAAAFQGVTLDGGVSLHEARARDDYEDPVQARQLDGTMRWQDIPDDWIETFHDVFAFMDAKGFRHAIPAYLLWCLKYGKQETNAYHATVSCLKSPHYRSTLCSALNPTQARVIADFLQFIDTFVWPV; encoded by the coding sequence ATGACGACCGATTCACTCTACCCCTGCCCCTGCTGTGGCTACCAAACGCTGACCCTTGAGCCCCCCGGCACCTACCTCATCTGTCCGATCTGCTTCTGGGAGGACGATGGGGATACGGGCACCGCCAATGGCCATAGCTGGACGGGCTCCAATCGGGTCAGCCTGCGGCAGGCCCAGCGCAACTTTGCAGCCCTGGGCGCTTGCGAACCCCAGTGGCTCAATGACGTTTGTGCGCCAACCCCGAGCGATAGGCGAGAGCCCCACTGGCAAACCGTGGATGCGCTGGCCGAGCAAACTCGACGGGCGCTCATGGAGAGCGTCGCGGCGGCCTTTCAAGGGGTAACCCTTGACGGGGGCGTTTCCCTGCACGAAGCTCGGGCGCGCGATGATTACGAAGATCCAGTTCAGGCCCGTCAGCTGGACGGGACTATGCGCTGGCAGGACATTCCCGACGACTGGATTGAAACCTTTCACGACGTCTTTGCGTTTATGGATGCAAAAGGATTTCGCCACGCCATACCGGCCTATCTACTCTGGTGCCTGAAGTACGGCAAACAGGAGACCAATGCCTACCATGCAACGGTTTCGTGCTTAAAGTCCCCCCACTACCGCAGCACCCTTTGCAGCGCCCTGAACCCAACGCAAGCCCGCGTCATCGCTGACTTTTTGCAATTTATCGATACCTTTGTGTGGCCAGTTTAG
- a CDS encoding FAD-dependent oxidoreductase, whose amino-acid sequence MVQSTRPFWFAMKRFFRALTAPLLASTLVAGSLPLPIGNARAQETVAPRVAQLPRTPDQVVECELLIVGGGLAGTAAAYESLLMGHTVCMTELTDWVGGQISSQGTTALDESREQRRLLFYSRGYNELRERIEAKYGELNPGQCWVSVACFMPPDANAILMDMLAEAQHRGGGELKWFPNTVVKDLGLNADATHIDEVIAIRHSPAPGTAPLNTDFLSEIIEDAYTYQDSARLSKEIIQFVPAGIVPKRAPGDVERRVDWFVVEATETGELIVLADVPYELGLDPRSPLNPSSPVAERDPYCTQGFTYTFAMERTAEPQTFQVPDFYSIYEPYYSWEKERPQLQTPQDHFDFVFTYRRLWSASPRRTGERIFGSPRPVPGDISMQNWTWGNDYRPGTSRDNLILTQEQLQASGQLAPGGWLGGLRTETLRRGEENAIGYFYWLTTGTTDSQLDDSWKEPEPYNLYMSGLDSPMGTAHGLSKFPYIREARRIIGRPSYGYEDGFMISEIDFSWNDFTTDFYRDALGPNGFASMRRFLAGLETVDTFMPGANPDEFHVRGRSRLYPDTVGIAQYAIDFHPCMRDYPPEAPGNIERPGVRQAHGQAYPAQIPLRAMIPQRVDNMLVASKSIAASNIAAAAYRVHSFEWSVGAAAAHTIDFSLRNGVLPYELVDNLPRHEPLLDQLRAELDASGNPTKFPNTSIFNEDWTEWKPW is encoded by the coding sequence ATGGTGCAATCGACTCGCCCCTTCTGGTTTGCTATGAAACGCTTCTTTCGCGCCCTTACAGCTCCCCTTTTGGCCTCAACCCTGGTAGCGGGTTCGCTGCCCCTCCCCATCGGCAACGCCCGCGCCCAGGAGACGGTCGCGCCCCGGGTGGCCCAGCTGCCCCGCACCCCCGACCAGGTGGTGGAGTGCGAACTGCTGATTGTCGGTGGTGGACTGGCGGGCACCGCCGCCGCCTACGAGAGCCTGCTGATGGGTCACACCGTCTGCATGACTGAGCTGACCGACTGGGTGGGCGGGCAGATCTCCAGCCAGGGCACCACGGCGCTGGACGAGTCGCGGGAGCAGCGGCGGCTGTTGTTCTATTCGCGGGGCTACAACGAGCTGCGGGAGCGGATCGAAGCCAAGTATGGGGAACTCAACCCCGGTCAGTGCTGGGTGAGTGTGGCCTGCTTTATGCCCCCCGATGCCAACGCCATTTTGATGGATATGCTGGCGGAGGCTCAGCACCGTGGCGGCGGCGAGCTGAAGTGGTTTCCCAACACCGTGGTCAAAGATCTGGGGCTGAACGCCGACGCTACCCACATCGACGAGGTGATCGCCATTCGCCACAGCCCTGCGCCGGGGACCGCGCCGCTCAACACCGACTTTCTTTCCGAAATTATTGAAGACGCCTATACCTACCAGGACTCAGCGCGACTGTCGAAGGAAATCATCCAATTTGTGCCAGCGGGGATTGTGCCGAAGCGGGCGCCAGGGGATGTGGAGCGGCGGGTGGACTGGTTTGTAGTGGAGGCCACTGAGACTGGTGAGCTGATTGTGCTGGCGGATGTGCCCTACGAGCTGGGGCTGGACCCCCGGTCGCCCCTCAACCCCTCTTCACCCGTGGCGGAGCGCGACCCCTACTGCACCCAGGGCTTTACCTACACCTTTGCCATGGAGCGCACCGCCGAGCCCCAGACCTTCCAGGTGCCCGACTTCTACAGCATCTACGAGCCCTACTACAGCTGGGAGAAAGAGCGGCCCCAGCTCCAGACCCCCCAGGACCACTTCGACTTTGTGTTTACCTATCGGCGGCTGTGGAGTGCCTCACCCCGCCGCACCGGGGAGCGCATTTTTGGCTCACCCAGGCCTGTGCCCGGCGATATCTCCATGCAGAACTGGACCTGGGGCAATGACTACCGCCCCGGCACCAGCCGCGACAACCTGATCCTCACCCAGGAGCAGCTGCAGGCCAGCGGTCAGCTAGCCCCGGGCGGCTGGCTGGGGGGGCTGCGCACCGAAACCCTGCGCCGGGGCGAAGAGAATGCGATCGGCTACTTCTACTGGCTGACCACCGGCACCACCGACTCGCAGCTGGATGACTCCTGGAAAGAGCCGGAACCCTACAACCTCTACATGAGCGGGCTCGACTCGCCCATGGGCACCGCCCACGGTCTGTCGAAGTTCCCCTATATTCGCGAAGCCCGGCGGATCATTGGGCGCCCCTCCTACGGCTACGAGGACGGCTTCATGATCAGCGAGATCGATTTCTCCTGGAACGATTTCACCACCGACTTTTACCGTGACGCCCTGGGCCCCAACGGCTTTGCCTCCATGCGGCGGTTTCTGGCAGGGCTGGAGACGGTAGATACCTTTATGCCGGGGGCAAATCCCGATGAGTTTCACGTGCGGGGGCGATCGCGCCTCTACCCGGACACCGTGGGCATCGCCCAGTATGCCATCGACTTCCACCCCTGCATGCGCGACTACCCCCCCGAGGCCCCCGGCAACATCGAGCGGCCCGGCGTGCGTCAGGCCCACGGCCAGGCCTACCCAGCTCAAATTCCCCTGCGGGCCATGATTCCCCAGCGGGTGGACAACATGCTGGTGGCCAGCAAGAGCATCGCCGCCAGCAACATCGCCGCCGCCGCCTACCGGGTGCACTCCTTCGAGTGGTCGGTGGGGGCCGCCGCTGCCCACACCATCGACTTCTCGCTGCGCAACGGGGTGCTGCCCTACGAACTGGTGGACAACCTGCCCCGCCACGAGCCCCTGCTTGACCAGCTGCGGGCCGAACTCGACGCCAGCGGTAACCCCACCAAGTTCCCCAACACCTCGATCTTCAACGAAGACTGGACCGAGTGGAAGCCCTGGTAG
- a CDS encoding type I restriction endonuclease: MVQTIAANTATLRDLKQALGLQQSLDPAFFGEWQQEMPALSEAEQQLLDRVQANFTALMEDPPMLENSVKMVVLSPLLDLAGFYRQPFRIETETSINLEREDDGIVIRGRIDVLVLKEQFWLLVIESKRSDFAVTRAIPQALAYMLSNPKPPQAIVPTFGLITNGNEFLFLKTIRQPTAQYANSRLFALINPGNELYRVLQILKRLGAQVLAAEET; this comes from the coding sequence ATGGTGCAGACCATTGCCGCAAACACAGCCACCCTGCGCGATCTAAAACAGGCGCTGGGGTTACAACAATCCTTAGACCCCGCCTTTTTTGGGGAGTGGCAGCAGGAGATGCCTGCTCTGAGTGAGGCTGAACAACAGCTGCTCGATCGCGTCCAGGCCAATTTCACTGCATTGATGGAAGACCCACCAATGCTCGAAAACAGCGTCAAGATGGTGGTGCTGTCTCCTCTGCTGGATTTAGCCGGGTTTTACCGCCAGCCTTTTCGAATTGAAACCGAAACCAGCATTAATTTGGAGCGAGAAGACGACGGAATTGTCATTCGAGGCCGTATTGATGTCCTGGTTTTAAAAGAACAGTTCTGGCTGTTGGTGATTGAGTCCAAGCGCAGCGATTTTGCCGTGACGCGGGCCATTCCTCAGGCCTTGGCCTATATGCTCAGCAACCCCAAACCGCCCCAGGCCATTGTTCCAACTTTTGGTTTAATTACGAATGGCAATGAGTTTTTGTTTCTCAAAACCATTCGGCAGCCTACAGCTCAGTACGCCAATTCTCGGCTGTTCGCATTAATTAATCCAGGTAACGAGCTGTACAGGGTATTGCAAATCCTCAAACGGTTGGGCGCACAGGTTTTAGCTGCAGAAGAAACCTAA